TTTTAGCTTTTTCCCAGCGGTTATAAACTTTTTTAGAAAGTACCTTTTTAGCATTTGTTAATTCACCAGAAGCTAATATAAATTGATTATCGGGAGCTGTTATAATTAAATCTACATCACCATATTCACAATAAAATTCACCAGCCCCCAAATATGGTTTGGTGTTCCAGCCTAAAACATCATCATAAACAGCCATTCTAGGGTACCATTGTGCAATGGTATAAATTTCGCCATTTTTAGTTTTTAAATGCCCCATTCTATCAGAACCATTTTTAGGGATTTTAAATTCAAAATCCATACTAATCTCGGTTTTTCCACCATTTTTAGAAACTGGTTTTTTAAGACGAATCTGCATACGCGTATCTTCAATAATATAGGTGAACTCTGAGTTAGAAACAGCAATATTTGTTAGTATATAACCTCCATTTATTTTTTCGCCGCGGTTTCCATATCTACTATTTCCAGAAATCATGACTTGTCCACGGGAATCAGGTTTAAATAAGTTCTGATCTAATTGTAGCCATAAATAATCTAAATTATCAGGACTATTATTAGTGTATTTTATAATAACATTACCTTTTATGGTATTGCTTTCAGGAAATAATTCTGTTTTTAAATTATAGTCGGCTCTATTTTGCCAGTATTTTGGTCCTGGAGTACCATTTGCTGAACGGAATTGATTCCCATTATGGCTATAAAATAATGGACTAAATAAAGTATGAGGATTGTAAGATGAGTTTTTAATTTCTTGTGCTTGTATCTCAAATCCAAAGACAAGAATCAAACAAGTTATTAATATTTTTTTCATGTTGAAATAATATACTTTAAGTTAAAAATTATATTAACAAAAGTATATATTATATCTAAAAGGCTGTATTATCTTTTTTTATTGTGATGTATTTAACAGTTTTTAGGAATATAAACACACCATGAGGCATGAAACATAATAAACCATTTTTGCTTTCTAGTTTAGCAGGTTTACTAGCATTTCCTAAGATTGTGGATGCGCTTTCTTCTGTAAAAGCATTGTTATAAAATATAAATGAAGAATAAAAACAAATAAAGTGATTTTCAATTTCATAATTTACAGTTTATGTTTTATTTTATTGATGAGATAGAAATCTAAACAAGCTATTAATACAAATATGTTAAATCAATCAAAATTTATTGATTTATTTATAGAATAATAAATAAATATTTTTGATATTTGTAAAATAAATAAAGAACATGACTTTTATTCAAACACATCATCATTTTCATATTTGCTCTCAAGCGAAGTGAAAATGTATTGAATAAAATCAACATATTTTTAAACCCGTTTGAGACAATCAAACGGGTTTTTTAATTTTAAGTCCAACTAGATTGTTTCAAACTCATAAAAACAAGATAATGAGTAAATTAAGAATTGCAGTGCAGAAATCGGGTCGATTAAATGAAGATTCGATGGGAATTTTAAAAGATATCGGAATTTCGATTGATAACGGTAAAGACCAATTAAAAGCCTCTGCTAGGAATTTTCCTGTAGAAGTATTCTATTTAAGAAATGGTGATATTCCACAATACCTAAAAGATGGTGTGGTTGATGCAGCCATTATTGGAGAGAATGTTTTAATCGAGAAAGGCGAAGGTATTAATATTGTTGAAAAATTAGGCTTTTCAACTTGTAGAGTTTGTATAGCAGTACCAAAGTCTGCTAAATATTCTAGTATTCAAGATTTAGAGGGGAAACGCATAGCAACTTCATATCCAAATACAGTACAAATGTATTTAGATAAAAACAACGTAAAAGCCAATCTACATATTATTAATGGTTCGGTTGAAATTGCTCCAAATATTGGGTTAGCTGATGCTATTGTAGATATTGTTTCTAGCGGAAGTACCTTATTTAAAAACAACTTAAAAGAAGTTGATACTATTTTAAAATCGGAAGCTGTTTTAGCGGTATCTCCTGTTTTAAGTGAAGAAAAGCAAGCTATTTTAGATAAAATTCAATTTAGAATGCAGTCCGTTTTAAAAGGGAGACAATCTAAATATATTTTACTTAATGCACCTAATGATAGAGTTCAAGATATTATAGATGTATTACCAGGAATGAAAAGTCCAACTGTTTTACCATTAGCAGAAGCAGGATGGAGTTCTGTACATTCTGTAATAAGCAAAAATGAGTTTTGGGATGTTATTGAGGCGTTAAAAGAAAATGGTGCTCAAGGAATTTTGGTATGTCCTATTGAGAAAATGGTATTATAATTAGTTTTTTTATTTCTACGAAAGTGGAAATCTCATGATGTTTATATTAAAATTAATAAAATGCAAATAATAAGCAATCCAGAAAGAGGTGAGTGGGCAACTATTTTAGAACGTCCAACACAAACTGTGAATGATATTGAGGCTATTGTTACTGAAGTTTTTAATGAGGTTAAAAGCAATGGTGATGCTGCTATTAAAAAATACACAACAAAGTTTGATGGTGTTGATTTGGAATCAAATGTAGTGTCTCAAGAGGAACTGGCTAATTCAACTAAATTAGTATCGCTAGAACTTCAAAAGGCAATAAAAACTGCAAAGGATAATATTGAAGCATTTCATGCAGCACAAAAAACGTCTCGTGTTGAAATAGAAACAACTAAAGGTGTACAATGTTGGCAAGAAAAACGCCCTATCCAAAAAGTAGGATTGTATATTCCAGGAGGTACAGCGCCTTTATTTTCAACCGTATTAATGTTAGCAATTCCTGCTAATATTGCAGGTTGTAAAGAGATTGTTCTATGTACGCCCCCTAATAAAAAAGGTGAAATAGCTTCAGAAATTCTGTATGCTGCTAATTTATGTGGGGTTACAAAAATTATAAAAGTAGGAGGTATACAAGCTATAGCTGGTTTAACGTTTGGAACAGAAACGATTCCGCAAGTGTATAAAATTTTCGGCCCTGGAAATCAATTTGTAACGGTTGCTAAACAATTAGCTACAAAGTATGGTGTTGCGATTGATATGCCTGCTGGACCAAGTGAATTGTTAGTGGTTGCAGATGAAACAGCAAACGCTTCTTATATGGCATCCGATTTATTAAGTCAAGCAGAACACGGTACCGATAGTCAGGTGATATTAGTATCTACATCAAAAGAAATGTTGAATTCGGTTTCAACCGAAATTGAAACACAATTGGAAGTGCTACCGCGTAAAGCGATTGCAGAACAAGCTATAGCGAACTCGAAATTGATTTACGTAGAAAATGATGCTTTAGCTTTAGATATGATTAATGAATACGGTCCAGAGCATTTTATAATTTGTACAAAAAACGAAGATTTTTATGTAGATGGCATTCTCAATGCTGGATCTGTGTTTATAGGCGATTATACGCCTGAAAGTGCAGGAGATTATGCATCAGGAACCAATCACACATTACCAACAAATGGTTTTACAAAAGCATATTCTGGAGTAAATTTAGATAGCTTTTTAAAGAATATGACCTTTCAAAAAATATCTAAAGAAGGACTTTTAAATATAGGAGAAACCATAGAGTTAATGGCAGAAGCAGAGGGCTTACAAGCGCACAAAAATGCCGTATCAATACGATTAAAAGATATAAAATAAATTTATCATTCCTGTAAAAGCGGGAATCTCATGAATATTATTCATAAGATTATTATGAAAGCAACATTTGATATAAATAATATAATTAGACCAACCATAAAAGCATTGAAGCCCTATTCATCTGCGCGCGATGAATTTCAGGGTGTTACGGATGATATGGTGTTTTTAGACGCTAATGAAAATCCGTTTGAAAATGGTGTAAATAGATATCCAGATCCACAACAAGGAAAATTGAAGACTATTTTATCAGAAATAAAAGGCGTATCAACTAAAAATATCCTTTTAGGAAATGGAAGTGATGAAGTTTTAGATTTAGTTTTTAGAGCTTTTTGCGAACCTAATGTGGATAACATCATCACTTTGCCACCTACTTACGGCATGTATAATGTATTAGCTAATATTAATGCTATTGGTATAAAAGAGGTTTTATTAACTGAAGATTTTCAACCACAAGTTGAAAAAATTCTAAATGAGGCAGATGCTCAAAGTAAAATCTTGTTTTTATGTTCGCCTAATAATCCAACAGGAAATAGTTTTAATGCATCCGAAATGGAGGTGTTATTAAATAAATTTCAAGGTCTTGTTGTGATTGATGAAGCTTATATCGATTTTTCGAAAGAAAAAAGTTGGATTCATAGATTGGAAGAGTTTCCTAATTTAATTGTTACACAAACACTTTCTAAAGCGTATGCTATGGCGGGAATTCGTTTAGGTATTTGTTATGCTTCTGCAGAAATTATAACGGTTTTAAACACGATTAAACCGCCCTACAACGTTAATGAATTAACTCAGATAAAGGCTGTTGAACAATTAAATATCAAAGATTTAGCTAAAAATCAAATTGCAGATATTTTGGAGGAGAGAGAGGTCTTGGTTTCAGAATTAAATGGTATTTATTTTGTTTCAAAAATATATCCATCGGATGCTAATTTTGTGCTCGCTAAAGTTGATGATGCTACAAAAAGATATAATCAATTAATTAAAAAAGGAATTGTAATAAGAAATAGAACGACACAACCGGGGTGTGAAAATTGCCTGCGTTTTACTGTTGGAACAACTGCTGAAAATAAAATATTAATTAAGGCATTAAAAGATTTGTAAAGTTTTTAAAATCTGATAGGGTCATAAAAGTATTAATAAAAATTCTTATTTACCCGAGTAAGAGTTCCTTTCTTTAGGGGAGGTTAGGAGGGGCTTATTATGAAAAAAGTATTATTCATAGATAGAGATGGAACGCTCGTTTTAGAGCCGCCAGTAGATTATCAATTAGATAGTTTAGAAAAATTAGAGTTCTACCCTAAAGTATTTCAATACATGGCTAAAATAGCTAGTGAGTTGGATTACGAATTGGTAATGGTTACGAATCAAGACGGTTTAGGAACCGATTCTTTCCCAGAAGACACCTTTTGGCCGGCACAAAATAAAGTTATTGATGCTTTTGCAAACGAAGGAGTCGTGTTTTCAGATATACACATCGATAAAACGTTTCCACATGAAAATGCAGTAACACGTAAACCAAGAACGGGTTTGTTAACTAAGTATTTTTCTGAAGATTATGATTTATCCAATTCTTTCGTATTAGGAGATAGAATTACTGATATGGAATTAGCAAAAAATTTAGGAGCAAAAGGTATTTATTTATCTGAAAATCCTGAATTAGGAGCTAATGAAATAGAAACAGCTAAGCAAGAGATTTTAGATTGTATAGCGCTAACAAGTACAGATTGGGCGTCCATTTATGAGTTTTTAAAACTAGAAAATCGGGTTGAAGAAATTACACGTAATACCAATGAAACTAAGATATATATTAAATTAAACTTAGACGGATCAGGTAAGAACAATATCGATACAGGATTGTCTTTTTTCGATCATATGTTAGATCAAATTGGTCGTCATGGTGCAATGGATTTAACTGTTAAGGTTGATGGCGATTTAAATGTGGATGAGCACCATACTATTGAAGATACTATGATTGCTTTGGGCGAATTGTTTAATAAAGCACTAGGGAATAAGTTAGGCATAGAGCGCTATGGTTTTTGTTTACCTATGGATGATTGCTTAGCACAAGTGGCTGTCGATTTTGGTGGTAGAAATTGGTTAGAATGGGATGCTGAATTTAAACGTGAGAAAATAGGAGATATGCCAACAGAAATGTTTTATCACTTATTTAAATCGTTTACCGACGGCGCTAAATGTAATTTAAATGTTAAAGCCGAAGGTGTAAATGAGCATCATAAAATAGAAGGCATTTTTAAAGCTTTTGCAAAAGCTATGAAAATGGCTGTAAAAAGAGATTCAAATAAGATGTTTTTGCCAAGTACCAAAGGCATGTTATAAAAGCCTATCCCAACCTTCCTAAAGGGAAGGAGCTAAAGATTACTAAAAATATGAGTGGATTTATAGAAATGAATGAGAGTTCTTCCCCTTTGGGGAAGCTAGATGGGGCTAAAACTGTAGTTATAATAAATTACGGAGCAGGAAATATAAAAAGCATACAGTTTGCTTTTAAACGTTTGGGAGTTGATGCTATTTTATCAAACAATCCAGATGAAATTGTTGCAGCCGATAAAATTATTTTCCCAGGGGTTGGAGAGGCGAGTAGTGCCATGAAAATGTTGCAGGAAAGTGGTTTAGATACCTTGATTCCAACGTTAAAACAACCTGTTTTAGGTATTTGTTTAGGCATGCAATTATTGTGTAAATCTACTGAGGAAGGAAACACAAAAGGTTTAGGTGTTTTTCAAACGGATGTAAAACGATTTTCAAATCATGTAAAAGTACCGCAAATGGGGTGGAACGTTATAAAGGATTTAAAATCAGATTTATTCAAGGGCATTAAAGAAAATGAATATATGTATTTAGTACATAGTTATTATGCCGAACATTGCAAAGAAACGATTGCAACGACTGATTATGAAATAAATTATGCTTCTGCTTTGCAACATAATAATTTTTATGGCGTCCAATTTCATCCAGAAAAGAGTAGTTTAGCAGGAGAACAAATTTTGAAGAATTTTTTAGAATTATAAAAATGAGAATTATACCAGCCATAGATATTATAGACGGTAAGTGTGTCCGATTAACTAAAGGAGATTATAACACTAAAAAAGTCTATAATGAAAACCCACTTGAGGTTGCAAAAATGTTTGAAAATTCAGGAATTGAATATTTGCATTTAGTGGATTTAGACGGCGCTAAAGCGCAGCATATAGTAAACTATAAAGTTTTAGAACAAATTTCATCAAAAACAAATCTTAAAATTGATTTTGGTGGCGGTTTAAAAACAAACGAAGATTTGCATATCGCCTTTAATTCTGGTGCAAAACAAATTACAGGTGGTAGTATTGCTGTTAAAGACCCAAATACTTTTGAAGGTTGGATTTCTAAGTATGGTGCCGAAAAAATTATTTTAGGAGCCGATAGTGATCATGGAAAAATAGCGATTGCTGGTTGGATGGAACAAAGTCAAGAAGATGTTATTCCGTTTATAAAGGCCTACCAGAAAAAACGAATTAAATATGTTATTTGTACCGATATTTCTAAAGATGGTATGCTTGAAGGACCTTCGGTAGAGCTTTACAAACAGATTATTTCAGAATGTTCTAATAGTAGTAATGCGCAGTCAGTGAGTTTAATAGCTTCTGGTGGAATTTCACATATTGATGAATTACCAGTTTTAAAAGAAATTGGCTGTGAAGGTGTAATCATCGGGAAAGCTATCTATGAAAACAGAATAAGTTTAAAGCAACTAGAAAAATATGTTTAACAAAAGATAATAGTATAAGCGTAAAGGGTCAAACTTTTAACTTTTAACTTTTAACTTTTAACTTTTAAAAATGTTAACAAAACGAATCATTCCTTGTTTAGATATAAAAAACGGTCGTACCGTAAAAGGTGTCAATTTTGTCGATTTACGTGATGCTGGCGATCCGGTAGAACTAGCAAAGCAGTATGCCGATTTTGGGGCAGATGAACTCGTGTTTTTAGATATTTCTGCCACATTAGAAGGACGTGCAACAACCTTAGATATGGTTTTGCATGTCGCAGAGCAAGTAAATATTCCGTTTACAGTAGGAGGTGGTATTTCATCAGTTGAAGATGTTGATGCATTATTGCAATGTGGTGCCGATAAGGTATCTATTAATTCTTCAGCAGTAAAAAGACCTGAATTGGTTAATGAATTATCAAACAAATTTGGAAGTCAATGTGTTGTGGTTGCTATTGATGCAAAGCAAGTTGATGGGAGTTGGAAAGTGCATCTTGCAGGTGGAAGTATACCAACAGATATTGATCTGTTTGAATGGGCTAAAGAAGTTGAAAGCAGAGGAGCAGGAGAAATTTTATTTACTTCTATGAATCATGATGGTACCAAAAATGGATTTGCAAACGAAGCTTTAGCGAAACTATCAGAGGAATTAAATATTCCTATAATAGCCTCTGGAGGCGCAGGAAATGTTCAACATTTTATTGATACGTTTAAAGAAGGAAAGGCCGATGCTGCATTAGCTGCTAGTGTATTTCATTTTGGCGAAATACCAATTCCAGATCTTAAAAAAGCATTAAAAGAAAACAATATAGAAGTACGATTATAGCTTTAATGCGTTAAGAATGTCACACTGAGCGCAGTCGAAGTGTCGTTTTAAGTACAGATTATAAATTGAAGTCAAATTAATAAGATTCCTGTTTTTTTAGGAATGACAATATTATGGAAATAAAATACGATTCAAACGGACTTGTACCAGCAATTATTCAAGATGCCACAACAAAAAACGTGTTGATGTTGGGGTATATGAATGAAGATGCATATCAAAAAACAATAGATACTAAACAGGTTACTTTTTTTAGTAGAAGTAAAAAACGTTTATGGACAAAAGGAGAAGAAAGTGGTAACTTTTTAAACCTTGTTGATATCAAAAATGATTGCGATAACGATTCACTACTTATTCAAGTAAATCCAGTTGGTCCGACTTGTCATAAAGGAACTGATAATTGTTGGGGTGAAGAAAATAAATCAAATTACGGTTTTTTTTCAACTCTAGAAAATGTTATTACAGAGCGTGTTGCAAATAAAGACACTCAAAAATCTTATGTAGCCAGTTTGTTTGCGAAAGGTATTAATAAAGTCGCTCAAAAAGTAGGTGAGGAGGCTGTTGAAACTGTTATTGAAGCTATGGATAATAATGATGAGTTGTTTCTTTACGAGTCGGCAGATTTATTATTTCACTATCTAATGCTTCTACAAGCTAAAGGATTCACTTTAAAGGATATTGAAAAGGAATTAATAGGAAGGCATAAATAATGTCATTTTAAATTTTGAAAAAATTCTTCTACGTCATTACCATTCAATATTTAGGGTATCGCTTTCATGGTTGGCAAAAGCAACCTGATGTAAAAACGGTTCACTTGATGATTGATAGAACCTTGAATTTTATTTTAGATGGTAAGCGATTTAAAAGTTTAGGGTCTGGTAGAACAGATGCTATGGTTTCGGCTGAAAACGCCGCATTTGAATTATTTTTATTTGAGCCTATTGAAGATGAAGATGCTTTTTTAGAGCTCTTTAATCATAATTTACCTCAGGATATTCGAGCTTTAGATATTAAACAAGTAGATGCCAATTTTAATATTATTCAACATTCAAAAGTAAAAGAATACATTTATTTATTTACTTACGGAGAAAAATGTCATCCGTTTTGTGCGCCAATAATGACTACTATTTTGGATGATTTAGATATAAACATCATGAAAAAAGGCGCTAAACTTTTTGAAGGTGAACA
The nucleotide sequence above comes from Flavobacteriaceae bacterium HL-DH10. Encoded proteins:
- the hisG gene encoding ATP phosphoribosyltransferase; this encodes MSKLRIAVQKSGRLNEDSMGILKDIGISIDNGKDQLKASARNFPVEVFYLRNGDIPQYLKDGVVDAAIIGENVLIEKGEGINIVEKLGFSTCRVCIAVPKSAKYSSIQDLEGKRIATSYPNTVQMYLDKNNVKANLHIINGSVEIAPNIGLADAIVDIVSSGSTLFKNNLKEVDTILKSEAVLAVSPVLSEEKQAILDKIQFRMQSVLKGRQSKYILLNAPNDRVQDIIDVLPGMKSPTVLPLAEAGWSSVHSVISKNEFWDVIEALKENGAQGILVCPIEKMVL
- the hisD gene encoding histidinol dehydrogenase, with amino-acid sequence MQIISNPERGEWATILERPTQTVNDIEAIVTEVFNEVKSNGDAAIKKYTTKFDGVDLESNVVSQEELANSTKLVSLELQKAIKTAKDNIEAFHAAQKTSRVEIETTKGVQCWQEKRPIQKVGLYIPGGTAPLFSTVLMLAIPANIAGCKEIVLCTPPNKKGEIASEILYAANLCGVTKIIKVGGIQAIAGLTFGTETIPQVYKIFGPGNQFVTVAKQLATKYGVAIDMPAGPSELLVVADETANASYMASDLLSQAEHGTDSQVILVSTSKEMLNSVSTEIETQLEVLPRKAIAEQAIANSKLIYVENDALALDMINEYGPEHFIICTKNEDFYVDGILNAGSVFIGDYTPESAGDYASGTNHTLPTNGFTKAYSGVNLDSFLKNMTFQKISKEGLLNIGETIELMAEAEGLQAHKNAVSIRLKDIK
- the hisC gene encoding histidinol-phosphate transaminase is translated as MNIIHKIIMKATFDINNIIRPTIKALKPYSSARDEFQGVTDDMVFLDANENPFENGVNRYPDPQQGKLKTILSEIKGVSTKNILLGNGSDEVLDLVFRAFCEPNVDNIITLPPTYGMYNVLANINAIGIKEVLLTEDFQPQVEKILNEADAQSKILFLCSPNNPTGNSFNASEMEVLLNKFQGLVVIDEAYIDFSKEKSWIHRLEEFPNLIVTQTLSKAYAMAGIRLGICYASAEIITVLNTIKPPYNVNELTQIKAVEQLNIKDLAKNQIADILEEREVLVSELNGIYFVSKIYPSDANFVLAKVDDATKRYNQLIKKGIVIRNRTTQPGCENCLRFTVGTTAENKILIKALKDL
- the hisB gene encoding bifunctional histidinol-phosphatase/imidazoleglycerol-phosphate dehydratase HisB translates to MKKVLFIDRDGTLVLEPPVDYQLDSLEKLEFYPKVFQYMAKIASELDYELVMVTNQDGLGTDSFPEDTFWPAQNKVIDAFANEGVVFSDIHIDKTFPHENAVTRKPRTGLLTKYFSEDYDLSNSFVLGDRITDMELAKNLGAKGIYLSENPELGANEIETAKQEILDCIALTSTDWASIYEFLKLENRVEEITRNTNETKIYIKLNLDGSGKNNIDTGLSFFDHMLDQIGRHGAMDLTVKVDGDLNVDEHHTIEDTMIALGELFNKALGNKLGIERYGFCLPMDDCLAQVAVDFGGRNWLEWDAEFKREKIGDMPTEMFYHLFKSFTDGAKCNLNVKAEGVNEHHKIEGIFKAFAKAMKMAVKRDSNKMFLPSTKGML
- the hisH gene encoding imidazole glycerol phosphate synthase subunit HisH, whose product is MNESSSPLGKLDGAKTVVIINYGAGNIKSIQFAFKRLGVDAILSNNPDEIVAADKIIFPGVGEASSAMKMLQESGLDTLIPTLKQPVLGICLGMQLLCKSTEEGNTKGLGVFQTDVKRFSNHVKVPQMGWNVIKDLKSDLFKGIKENEYMYLVHSYYAEHCKETIATTDYEINYASALQHNNFYGVQFHPEKSSLAGEQILKNFLEL
- the hisA gene encoding 1-(5-phosphoribosyl)-5-[(5-phosphoribosylamino)methylideneamino]imidazole-4-carboxamide isomerase, with protein sequence MRIIPAIDIIDGKCVRLTKGDYNTKKVYNENPLEVAKMFENSGIEYLHLVDLDGAKAQHIVNYKVLEQISSKTNLKIDFGGGLKTNEDLHIAFNSGAKQITGGSIAVKDPNTFEGWISKYGAEKIILGADSDHGKIAIAGWMEQSQEDVIPFIKAYQKKRIKYVICTDISKDGMLEGPSVELYKQIISECSNSSNAQSVSLIASGGISHIDELPVLKEIGCEGVIIGKAIYENRISLKQLEKYV
- the hisF gene encoding imidazole glycerol phosphate synthase subunit HisF yields the protein MLTKRIIPCLDIKNGRTVKGVNFVDLRDAGDPVELAKQYADFGADELVFLDISATLEGRATTLDMVLHVAEQVNIPFTVGGGISSVEDVDALLQCGADKVSINSSAVKRPELVNELSNKFGSQCVVVAIDAKQVDGSWKVHLAGGSIPTDIDLFEWAKEVESRGAGEILFTSMNHDGTKNGFANEALAKLSEELNIPIIASGGAGNVQHFIDTFKEGKADAALAASVFHFGEIPIPDLKKALKENNIEVRL
- the hisIE gene encoding bifunctional phosphoribosyl-AMP cyclohydrolase/phosphoribosyl-ATP diphosphatase HisIE, translated to MEIKYDSNGLVPAIIQDATTKNVLMLGYMNEDAYQKTIDTKQVTFFSRSKKRLWTKGEESGNFLNLVDIKNDCDNDSLLIQVNPVGPTCHKGTDNCWGEENKSNYGFFSTLENVITERVANKDTQKSYVASLFAKGINKVAQKVGEEAVETVIEAMDNNDELFLYESADLLFHYLMLLQAKGFTLKDIEKELIGRHK
- a CDS encoding tRNA pseudouridine synthase A, with protein sequence MKKFFYVITIQYLGYRFHGWQKQPDVKTVHLMIDRTLNFILDGKRFKSLGSGRTDAMVSAENAAFELFLFEPIEDEDAFLELFNHNLPQDIRALDIKQVDANFNIIQHSKVKEYIYLFTYGEKCHPFCAPIMTTILDDLDINIMKKGAKLFEGEHYFKSYCFRPTDNGIYNREILSCELVENNMYTANYFPKKTYLLKVRGKGFMRNQIRLIMGTLIDLGKGKLSIEIIENSLKPDSEIKMNYIAPASGLILKDIEFE